A genomic region of Cannabis sativa cultivar Pink pepper isolate KNU-18-1 chromosome 1, ASM2916894v1, whole genome shotgun sequence contains the following coding sequences:
- the LOC115704912 gene encoding protein IQ-domain 26, giving the protein MGKATRWLKGLLGMKKDKENNVETPTTADAVAVSDRKEKKRWSFGAKSERRTSANGNVQPNISPNLSPSDAAWLRSYIADSEKEQNKHAIAVAAATAAAADAAVAAAQAAVAVVRLTSQGGAKHTGKRDKLAAVKIQTVFRGYLARKALRALKGLVKIQALVRGFLVRKRTAATLHSMQALIRAQTAVRTQRARRSFNKENRLFPEFHSRKSIERFDELRCEFHSKRLSATYEASVNGFEESPKIVEIDTFKPKSRSSRRFSTALSECSCGEDMPYQPISSPLLCPAPGRISIPECQHLQDFEWYFNGQECRFSTAHSTPRLANPLWSNTPATPAKSVCGDSYFRPYSNYPNYMTNTKSFNAKLRSHSAPKQRPEATTPKKRLSLNEILAARNSISSVRMHRSNNAQLVEDEESYC; this is encoded by the exons ATGGGGAAAGCTACTAGATGGCTTAAAGGGTTATTGGGTATGAAGAAAGACAAGGAGAATAATGTTGAGACTCCAACAACGGCGGATGCGGTTGCTGTCAGTGACcggaaagagaagaagaggtggAGCTTTGGTGCTAAGTCAGAAAGAAGAACAAGCGCAAATGGGAATGTTCAGCCAAATATTTCGCCCAATTTGTCACCTTCGGACGCTGCCTGGCTCAGATCCTACATTGCAGACTCTGAAAAGGAACAGAACAAGCACGCAATTGCCGTGGCTGCAGCCACCGCCGCCGCTGCTGATGCTGCCGTTGCTGCAGCACAGGCGGCTGTGGCTGTTGTGAGGCTGACCAGTCAGGGCGGTGCTAAGCATACTGGGAAGAGAGATAAGTTGGCAGCGGTTAAGATTCAAACCGTTTTCAGGGGATATctg GCTCGAAAGGCTCTGCGAGCTCTAAAGGGACTAGTTAAGATACAAGCTCTTGTTAGAGGCTTTCTGGTCCGAAAACGAACTGCTGCCACTCTCCATAGTATGCAAGCTCTAATAAGAGCCCAGACTGCAGTCAGAACTCAACGAGCTCGTCGTTCATTCAACAAGGAGAACAGATTGTTCCCTGAATTTCATTCCAGAAAGTCCATT GAACGATTTGATGAATTAAGATGTGAATTCCACAGCAAGAGGCTATCGGCGACCTATGAAGCGTCTGTCAATGGATTTGAAGAAAGCCCGAAAATAGTTGAGATCGACACATTCAAACCGAAGTCAAGATCGTCTCGTAGATTTAGTACAGCATTATCAGAATGTAGCTGTGGGGAGGACATGCCTTACCAACCAATATCATCACCACTGCTCTGTCCTGCTCCTGGTCGAATATCTATTCCTGAATGCCAACACCTTCAGGATTTCGAGTGGTACTTCAATGGTCAAGAGTGCCGGTTCTCAACAGCTCACAGCACTCCTCGGTTAGCTAATCCCTTATGGTCTAACACCCCGGCCACCCCGGCCAAGAGCGTTTGTGGGGACAGCTACTTCCGGCCGTATTCAAACTATCCCAACTATATGACAAACACAAAGTCATTCAATGCCAAATTGAGGTCTCACAGTGCCCCAAAGCAAAGGCCGGAAGCAACCACGCCTAAGAAAAGGCTTTCGCTTAATGAAATACTGGCTGCAAGGAATAGCATTAGCAGTGTTAGGATGCATCGATCTAACAATGCTCAACTAGTTGAAGATGAAGAATCCTACTGTTGA